The following are encoded in a window of Mycobacterium decipiens genomic DNA:
- a CDS encoding (2,3-dihydroxybenzoyl)adenylate synthase, giving the protein MPPKPAPGLRSCSGGGLDGFVPFPPDRAASYRAAGYWSGRTLDTILSDAARRWPDRIAVVDAGVLPGHGGGLSYTELDQQADRAAAALRGLGITPGDRVLLQLPNGCQFAVALFGLVRAGAVPVMCLPGHRAAELGHFAAVSQATGLLITDAAGGFDYRGMARELVADHPTLRHVIVDGDPGGFVSWPQLCAQARTGSPAPPADPGSPALLLVSGGTTGTPKLIPRTHNDYVFNATASAELCRLSADDVYLVVLAAGHNFPLACPGLLGAMTAGATTVFGRDPSPEAAFAAIERHGVTVTALVPAVAKLWAQACDWEPVTPKSLRLLQVGGSKLEPADARRVRAALTPGLQQVFGMAEGLLNFTRVDDPPDVVEHTQGRPLCPADELRIVNADDEPVRPGEEGELLVRGPYTLNGYFRAQHDNERCFDPDGFYRTGDLVRRRDDGYLVVTGRVKDVICRAGETIAAKDLEEQLLSHPGIWSAAAVALPDQYLGEKICAAVVFAGPPITLAQLNAFLDQRGVAAHARPDQLVAMPALPTTAIGKVDKRAIVRQIGMATTAQSPAKGTID; this is encoded by the coding sequence ATGCCACCGAAGCCGGCGCCTGGCCTCCGATCGTGTTCCGGTGGCGGCCTGGACGGATTCGTACCGTTCCCCCCAGATCGGGCCGCGTCGTACCGGGCCGCCGGCTATTGGTCGGGGCGAACCCTGGACACCATCCTGTCCGATGCCGCGCGGCGCTGGCCCGATCGAATCGCGGTGGTCGATGCCGGTGTGCTGCCTGGCCACGGCGGCGGCCTCAGTTACACAGAACTCGACCAGCAGGCCGACCGGGCCGCCGCGGCGTTGCGCGGCCTGGGCATTACGCCGGGTGACCGGGTACTGCTCCAGCTGCCGAACGGCTGCCAGTTCGCGGTCGCGCTGTTCGGGCTGGTGCGGGCGGGAGCGGTGCCGGTGATGTGCCTGCCCGGTCATCGGGCCGCCGAACTGGGACATTTCGCCGCCGTCAGCCAGGCCACCGGGCTCCTGATCACCGATGCGGCTGGCGGATTCGACTATCGGGGGATGGCCCGCGAACTTGTCGCGGATCACCCCACCCTGCGACACGTCATCGTCGATGGCGATCCCGGAGGATTCGTGTCGTGGCCGCAGCTGTGCGCCCAGGCCCGCACCGGTTCGCCAGCACCGCCGGCCGACCCCGGATCGCCGGCCCTGCTGCTGGTCTCCGGCGGCACCACCGGCACACCTAAACTCATTCCGCGCACCCACAACGACTACGTTTTCAACGCGACGGCAAGCGCCGAACTCTGTCGGCTTAGCGCCGACGACGTCTATCTGGTGGTGCTGGCCGCCGGCCATAATTTCCCGCTGGCTTGCCCGGGCCTGCTCGGCGCGATGACGGCCGGCGCCACCACCGTGTTCGGCCGCGATCCCAGCCCGGAGGCCGCCTTCGCCGCCATCGAGCGCCACGGCGTTACCGTCACCGCGCTGGTGCCGGCGGTGGCCAAACTGTGGGCTCAAGCCTGCGATTGGGAACCCGTGACGCCAAAGTCGCTGCGGCTATTGCAGGTTGGCGGGTCCAAGCTGGAGCCCGCGGACGCTCGCCGGGTACGTGCCGCGCTGACCCCGGGCCTGCAGCAGGTGTTTGGCATGGCGGAGGGGCTGCTGAACTTCACCCGCGTCGACGACCCACCAGATGTGGTCGAACACACCCAGGGGCGGCCGCTATGCCCGGCCGACGAACTGCGCATCGTCAACGCCGATGACGAGCCGGTGCGGCCCGGGGAGGAAGGCGAACTGCTGGTGCGCGGGCCCTACACACTGAACGGCTACTTTCGTGCCCAGCACGACAACGAACGCTGCTTCGATCCCGACGGCTTCTACCGCACCGGCGACCTGGTCCGCCGGCGCGACGACGGCTACCTGGTGGTCACCGGACGCGTCAAAGACGTCATCTGCCGTGCGGGCGAAACGATCGCCGCTAAAGACCTCGAAGAGCAGCTGCTGAGCCACCCGGGGATCTGGTCAGCCGCGGCGGTGGCGCTGCCTGACCAGTATCTGGGGGAAAAGATCTGCGCTGCGGTCGTTTTCGCTGGACCTCCGATTACCCTTGCGCAGTTGAATGCCTTCCTCGATCAGCGCGGAGTGGCGGCGCACGCTCGACCCGATCAGCTGGTCGCGATGCCGGCGCTGCCCACAACGGCGATCGGGAAGGTCGACAAACGAGCGATCGTCCGCCAGATCGGCATGGCGACGACGGCCCAAAGTCCCGCTAAAGGCACCATTGACTAG
- the mbtJ gene encoding acetyl hydrolase/esterase MbtJ produces the protein MTDGVPARGSFRSRGAVAVSSMILRPLTAAIPSDRAWGIWASRRIIAGLMGAFGPSLAGTRVEQVNSVLPDGRRVVGEWVYGPHNKATDAAPNSGAIYYVHGSGYTMCSPRTHRRLTSWLSSLTGLPVFSVGYRLAPRHRFPTAANDVRAGWDWLPQVCGLPPERMVIAADSAGGHLTVDMLLQPEVAAHPPAAVVLFSPLIDLTFGRCASRELQRPDPAVRADRAAKSVALYYAGVDPTHHRLTLDVAGGPPLPPTLIQVGAAEMLEADARQLDADIRAAGGECELQVWPDQMHVFQALPRMTPEAAKAMTHVAQFIRATRTRETNANEYLERSAVW, from the coding sequence ATGACCGACGGTGTTCCGGCGCGCGGATCATTTCGATCACGCGGCGCGGTAGCGGTGAGCTCGATGATTTTGCGCCCACTCACCGCCGCGATTCCGTCCGACCGGGCGTGGGGGATATGGGCGTCGCGCCGGATCATCGCCGGACTCATGGGCGCCTTCGGGCCGTCGCTCGCGGGCACCCGAGTGGAACAAGTCAACTCCGTTCTGCCCGACGGGCGCCGGGTCGTCGGCGAGTGGGTCTACGGACCGCACAACAAGGCCACCGATGCCGCACCCAATAGCGGTGCCATTTACTACGTACACGGCAGCGGATACACCATGTGTTCGCCCCGAACCCACCGACGGCTGACGTCCTGGCTGTCGTCACTGACCGGGCTGCCGGTGTTCAGTGTCGGCTACCGGCTGGCGCCGCGCCACCGCTTTCCGACGGCGGCCAACGACGTGCGTGCGGGCTGGGACTGGCTACCGCAAGTGTGTGGCTTGCCGCCGGAACGCATGGTGATCGCCGCCGATTCGGCGGGCGGCCATCTGACCGTGGACATGTTGCTGCAACCCGAGGTCGCCGCGCACCCGCCGGCGGCAGTGGTGTTGTTTTCGCCGCTGATCGACCTCACATTCGGGCGCTGCGCCAGTCGTGAGCTGCAGCGCCCCGATCCCGCCGTTCGAGCTGACCGTGCGGCCAAATCCGTGGCGCTGTACTACGCCGGAGTCGATCCCACCCACCACCGGCTGACACTCGATGTCGCCGGAGGGCCACCGCTGCCGCCGACGCTGATCCAGGTCGGCGCGGCCGAGATGCTCGAGGCCGATGCGCGGCAACTCGATGCCGACATCCGCGCCGCCGGCGGCGAATGCGAGCTGCAAGTGTGGCCCGATCAGATGCACGTGTTCCAGGCCCTGCCGCGGATGACCCCCGAAGCGGCCAAGGCCATGACCCATGTTGCCCAATTCATCCGTGCGACAAGAACACGCGAAACCAACGCCAACGAATACCTGGAGCGGTCGGCCGTCTGGTGA
- the mbtI gene encoding mycobactin biosynthesis salicylate synthase MbtI has translation MSDVSVETGAVGAASLSIPMPAGVNPADLAAELAAVLAEPVGEEYLLYEHDGQWVLAVGVQAMVELDSDELRVTRDGVTQRQQWSGRPGTALGEAVDRLLLETDQAFGWVAFEFGVYRYGWQQRLARHTPLARVFWPRTRIVVSGGEICLFGAGLRHREALDRLLAGGVRDLPRSRSVDLSVDLSRYRDRVAVAVGEIAAGNYHKVILSRCVEVPFALDFPSTYRLGRRYNTPVRSFLLQLGGIRALGYSPELVTAVHPDGVVVTEPLAGTRALGRGPAHDRLARDDLESNSKEIVEHAISVRSSLQEITEIAEPGSAAVVDFMTVRERGSVQHLGSTIRARLDPSSDRMDALEALFPAVTASGIPKAAGVDAILRLDEYPRGLYSGAVVRFSSDGGLDAALSLRAAYQVDGRTWLRAGAGIIKASEPEREFEETCEKLSTLAPYLIARQ, from the coding sequence GTGTCCGACGTCAGCGTTGAGACGGGTGCCGTCGGTGCCGCGTCTTTGTCCATCCCGATGCCCGCCGGTGTCAACCCCGCCGACCTGGCAGCCGAGCTCGCCGCGGTGCTGGCCGAGCCCGTCGGCGAGGAATACCTGCTTTATGAGCACGACGGTCAATGGGTTCTGGCCGTCGGTGTGCAGGCGATGGTGGAGCTGGACAGCGACGAACTGCGGGTCACCCGTGACGGCGTTACGCAGCGACAGCAGTGGTCGGGTCGGCCGGGAACCGCCCTGGGCGAAGCGGTCGATCGGCTGTTGCTGGAAACCGATCAGGCCTTCGGCTGGGTCGCCTTCGAGTTCGGTGTGTACCGCTATGGGTGGCAGCAGCGGCTGGCGCGCCACACCCCACTGGCCCGGGTCTTTTGGCCCCGCACCCGGATCGTGGTGAGCGGGGGAGAGATTTGCCTGTTCGGCGCCGGGCTTCGCCACCGCGAGGCACTAGACCGATTACTCGCCGGCGGGGTGCGCGACCTGCCGCGGTCCCGCTCGGTCGACTTATCCGTCGACCTATCTCGCTACCGCGATCGGGTGGCGGTAGCCGTCGGTGAGATCGCCGCCGGCAACTACCACAAGGTGATCCTGTCGCGTTGTGTCGAAGTGCCCTTCGCCCTCGACTTTCCGTCGACGTATCGGCTGGGTCGTCGGTACAACACCCCGGTGCGGTCGTTTTTGTTGCAGCTGGGCGGAATTCGCGCTCTGGGCTATAGCCCCGAACTCGTCACGGCCGTGCACCCCGACGGTGTGGTGGTCACTGAGCCGCTGGCCGGTACCCGCGCCTTGGGGCGAGGTCCCGCGCATGACCGACTGGCGCGGGACGATCTGGAATCAAACTCCAAAGAAATCGTTGAGCACGCCATCTCGGTGCGCTCATCGCTTCAGGAGATCACCGAGATAGCCGAACCGGGCAGTGCTGCCGTCGTCGATTTCATGACGGTGCGTGAGCGCGGGAGTGTGCAGCACCTCGGCTCGACGATCAGAGCTCGGTTGGACCCGTCGAGCGACCGGATGGATGCGTTGGAAGCGCTGTTTCCTGCGGTCACCGCGTCGGGAATTCCCAAAGCAGCTGGTGTTGATGCGATCTTGCGCCTCGACGAGTACCCCCGCGGGCTGTATTCCGGTGCGGTCGTGAGGTTTTCGTCGGATGGCGGGCTGGACGCAGCGCTGTCGCTGCGGGCGGCATACCAGGTCGACGGCCGGACCTGGCTGCGGGCTGGCGCCGGCATCATCAAAGCATCGGAACCTGAACGCGAATTCGAGGAGACGTGCGAAAAGCTATCCACGTTAGCGCCGTATCTGATCGCGCGTCAGTAA